In Felis catus isolate Fca126 chromosome C2, F.catus_Fca126_mat1.0, whole genome shotgun sequence, a single window of DNA contains:
- the MAP3K7CL gene encoding MAP3K7 C-terminal-like protein isoform X4 → MQVFKQHCQIAEEYNEVKKEIALLEERKKELIAKLDQAEKEKVDAAQLAREFEVLMEENRTLKLAQSQCVEQLEKLRIQYQKRQGSS, encoded by the exons ATGCAGGTGTTCAAACAGCACTGTCAAATAGCAGAAGAATACAATGAGGTCAAAAAGGAAATCGCTCTGCTTGAGGAAAGGAA AAAGGAGCTCATTGCCAAGCTGGATCAGGCAGAAAAGGAGAAGGTGGACGCCGCTCAGCTGGCCCGAGAATTCGAGGTACTGATGGAGGAGAACCGGACATTGAAGTTGGCTCAGTCCCAATGTGTAGAACAGCTGGAAAAACTTAGAATACAGTATCAGAAGAGACAGGGCTCATCCTAA